The region GGTGGTCTGGGCGCCGTAGGCGTCGGTGACGGTGACCACAAACGCCGCCGAGACGTCGGGGAGTTCGGGGGCGATGACGCTGACGGAGGCGGTGTCGGTGGCGGACAACTCCCAGGTTTCGGGACCACTCCAGGCGTAGCTCAGCGCGTCACCCTCGGGATCGAGCGCGTTCACGCTCAGCTCCACCGTGCCACCGCGGGCGACCACCGTCGGCTGCGCGAAGAGCTGCAGGACCTCGGGGGCCTCGTTGCCGCGGGTGCTCACCTGCAGGGTGGCCTCGGCGCTGCGCTCCTCATCGTCGGTGACGATCACGCGCAGGGTGCCGGTGGCCTCCAGCGTGTCGGGGGCGCTCAGCGTTGCGGCGTAGGGATTGTCGGCGTCGGCTTCTACGGCAAAGTCGCCATCGACCTCCCAGACCACGCTGAGTTCGCCGCCCTCGGGGTTTCGGGCCTCCAAGAGCACCCGGGTCTGGGCGCCGGGGGCCAGCTCGCTGACCTGGGCGCTTACGCTGAGGATCTCGGGGCCGGCCTGGCGAGGCATCAGCACGAGGTCCACGGCGTTATCCTGCCCGCCGATCACGGTGATCAGAGCCTCGTCGGAGTGGTAGCCTTCCAGAGTCGCGCTCACCAGCACCGCGCCCGCGCTCACGTCATCAAAGCGAAAGGTGCCATCGGCGTCGGTGGTGACCGAGCGGGCGCCCGCTTCAATCAGCACGCCGGCCGCGCTCTCCGCGTCGACCAGGGTCACTCGCCCGACGATGCCCCCCTCCTGAAGGTCGGGATCGGCGACGTCGGTATCGGAACCGCAGGCCATAAGGCTCAGTGAGAGCGCGCCTGCCAGAAGAGAGCTGGCACGCAAGTGCGCGTGATGAAACATGATTTCCTCCAACGGGGTCCTGAGAATATTCGGGGAGAGAGAACTCCCCCATGGTGACCTCATCACCTTGGAGAAAGGCGCACGCCTTGTCAATTTGGCTGTAATTCTAAAGATTTATTGGAATAACGCCCTCCCTCCGACGCCCGGGAGATGCCCCCCGGAGGCGTCCCGGACCTTCGCGGGAGGGCAGCTTAAAGAGGGACAGGCTTCCGCCGCCCTGCTCAGTCGGCCGCGCTGGCTGAGCTCGTCGCCGCCTCACCCTCGGCGGGCGCTTCGGACGCCGGCGCCTCCACCGGCTCGGTGGTCTCAACGGACTCGGGGGCCCGGGAGTCGCCCGCTTTGGGAGAGGTGCTCTGCAGCTTCGGGGTGTCGGCGGGCGTAAAGCTCATCGCATCGGAGTTCACGCAGTAGCGCAGCCCGGTGGGCTGCGGCCCGTCGGTGAAGATATGACCCAGGTGCCCGCCGCAGCGCGCACAATGCACCTCGACCCGGCGCATGCCGTGGCTGGTGTCCATCATCGTGCCCACCGCATCTTCGGAGATCGGTGCCCAGAAGCTCGGCCAGCCGGTGCGGGAGTCGTACTTGGTCTCGCTGCTAAAAAGCTCCTGACCACACCCCGCACACACAAAGGTGCCCGCCTCTTTCACATGCAGGAGCTCGCCGCTACCGGCGCGCTCGGTGCCCTGCTGGCGCAGGATCCGGAAGGCTTCGGGGCTCAGGCGGTGGCGCCACTCCTCTTCGCTGAGCACGACCTCGGGCTCGGCCTCCGCCAGCGGGATGTCCTGGAGGGTGGGGCGCTCAAAGCCCGGCTCGTCGTGGAGGTGGGCGTCCTGCTGGGCCTGAGCGATCACGTAGGCCTGCCGCACCCCCGTGCTCTGGCCGCTGTTGGCCGAGCAGCTCGCGCCGCTGAGCAGCCCCAGGGCCACAAGCCCCAGAAGCCCGAGGGTCATCGGAGTACGCACACCAGAGATGGGATGGGATGGAGAGCTCAAAGCAGCCTCGCGCAAAGTCAGCACAACATCTCGCACTGGCTTTAACATGCGCTTCTGCCGCCTTATTGCCAAGCGCCCATCCGGCGCCCGCTCAGCGGGTGACCAGATAGACGTCTTGAATGGCGTCGAGGTAGGTGCCGGCCAGGGCCTCAATGAAGCCCGAGGCGCCTTCGTCGCCCAGATCGATGGTGAACTCCTGCTCGGCGGCGATGCCCTGGACGACGTTTTTGCGGAAGAACACCTCGGTGGCCTCCGGGTTGAGCTCCCAGGAGAAGGTCACGGCGGGGTCCAGCGGCTCCGGGACCAGGGTGCGCCGCATCCAGGGAATTTCCACCGGGAGGGTGCGCCCGGTCGTAAAGAAGCTGGAGAGGTCCAGGGTCACCTCCGGCTCGCTGTGGGGCAGGAGGGTGGGGCCATCCAGCGCGGCGGCCAGGGCGTTGAAGAGGGCGTCGATGCGTTGGATGCTCTCCACAGAGGGCTCTTGCCACTCCAGGGTGGTCGACACTTCGGCGGTCAGCCCCAGGCGCAGGGCGTCGCGGCTGCGGGAGAGCGCGTCTTTGAGCGCGGTGCGCGCGGCCTGCAGGCGATCGGGCTGAGCCACGCGGCGGAAGAGGCGCGCGTCGAGGTAGGCGACGCTGTAATCCACCGGCAGAAATCCCGCCACGTAGCGGGCGTCGTCCAGGTGGACTTCCTGACGCCAGGCCCCCAGAGCGTCTTCCAGCGTCCAGCTATGCTCGTAGGCCCCCAGGGCGTAAAACGTGGCGCGCACCACCTGGATGAACGCCTGCATCGTGGCCAGCTCCGCGCGCCCCAGCGTCAGGCTCAGCGAGGGATCGTGGAAGAGCTCCCCGGGCACATAGAGGCGCACGAAGTTCGGATCGTCGATGGCCACCTGCAGTTGTTGATCGAGTCCGTTGAGGGCGTTGGCCACGCTGACCAGGTGGCGTGCCAGGGTATCACCCGGCTCATTGAGCCCTTCCACAAAGACCTGGGCGGATTCAAGCTCGCGGCGCGTCCAGGGGAGATCGTCGGCGAGCAGGCTGCGGATGCCCATAAACTGGCCGTCGTCGGCCCAGCGCGCGCCGCGGCTGGCCCAGTACAAAAAGCCCTCTTCGCCGTAGATCACCTCGGCGGCATCCAGCCCGCTTTGAGCCCCGAGCGACTCGATGAGCAGGCGTTTCACCTCGGGCATCCCGGGGATCAGGAGCATGTCGCAGAGCGCGCGCCCGGCGGCCGACTCCCCTTCGGCGGGGTTATGGAGCAGGCGCTCCTGATAGATCGCGCGGGCCAGATCCAGGTCGTGGTTCATCAGCGCTTCTTCGGCGTCGCTCAGGCTGCGAAGCTCGCTCGGCTCCCCCGAATCGTCGTCGGGCCCGGACATGGGGTCCGA is a window of Lujinxingia litoralis DNA encoding:
- the msrB gene encoding peptide-methionine (R)-S-oxide reductase MsrB, with the translated sequence MSSPSHPISGVRTPMTLGLLGLVALGLLSGASCSANSGQSTGVRQAYVIAQAQQDAHLHDEPGFERPTLQDIPLAEAEPEVVLSEEEWRHRLSPEAFRILRQQGTERAGSGELLHVKEAGTFVCAGCGQELFSSETKYDSRTGWPSFWAPISEDAVGTMMDTSHGMRRVEVHCARCGGHLGHIFTDGPQPTGLRYCVNSDAMSFTPADTPKLQSTSPKAGDSRAPESVETTEPVEAPASEAPAEGEAATSSASAAD
- a CDS encoding Ig-like domain-containing protein → MFHHAHLRASSLLAGALSLSLMACGSDTDVADPDLQEGGIVGRVTLVDAESAAGVLIEAGARSVTTDADGTFRFDDVSAGAVLVSATLEGYHSDEALITVIGGQDNAVDLVLMPRQAGPEILSVSAQVSELAPGAQTRVLLEARNPEGGELSVVWEVDGDFAVEADADNPYAATLSAPDTLEATGTLRVIVTDDEERSAEATLQVSTRGNEAPEVLQLFAQPTVVARGGTVELSVNALDPEGDALSYAWSGPETWELSATDTASVSVIAPELPDVSAAFVVTVTDAYGAQTTSTVQVSTAANQAPRIRAATALPQLLLPGAEFDLSADAVDADGDELLYEWLVPHGWEVDSVVGRSVTATAPDTYSSAGRITLIVSDIHGATDQSELVVGTLNNQGPSISSLITTRPMADPGELIFLEAIASHPVEAELEYSWEASGDFTIITENRPVHRPALRAPNVEGATGTIRLTVTDSAGATAQSALVVQTRHYAAPVIDNLSAISPVELADTAMVSVSAHDPEGGDLSYQWSTTSPNVILLSADSPATEILGGEPGEVVVLTIAVTNSVGKTTRAETRVRMAAL